A window of the Aeromicrobium phoceense genome harbors these coding sequences:
- a CDS encoding sirohydrochlorin chelatase produces MRSLSQPVLIACSHGTRSARGAAAVAALVEAVRTALPSVEVLDTWVDVQEPALPTVAESVADREAVVVPLLLSAGYHVHHDIAGVVTRRPGHVAAAPLGPHAAITRTLVSRLHDEGLRPDDTVVLGASASSDPRALADLRATAAELSFRLGRRVELGHVGHCGTPLADVVRGVRRPGRRVLVASHLLAPGHFHDALGRAGADVVTAPLLDERRPDERLVSLVLERYAAACAHDLATAV; encoded by the coding sequence ATGAGGTCCCTGTCGCAGCCCGTCCTGATCGCCTGCAGTCACGGCACCCGCTCGGCCCGCGGAGCGGCCGCGGTGGCCGCCCTCGTCGAGGCCGTGCGCACCGCGCTGCCCTCCGTGGAGGTGCTCGACACGTGGGTCGACGTCCAGGAGCCGGCCCTCCCCACGGTCGCCGAGTCGGTGGCTGACCGCGAGGCCGTCGTCGTGCCGCTGCTGCTCTCGGCCGGCTACCACGTGCACCACGACATCGCGGGCGTCGTCACCAGGCGTCCCGGCCACGTCGCTGCCGCGCCGCTGGGACCGCACGCGGCCATCACGCGGACGCTCGTGTCGCGCCTGCACGACGAGGGCCTGCGACCCGACGACACCGTGGTGCTGGGCGCCTCCGCGTCCAGCGATCCGCGGGCCCTGGCCGACCTCCGCGCGACGGCGGCCGAACTGTCGTTCCGGCTCGGCCGGCGCGTCGAGCTCGGCCACGTGGGCCACTGCGGCACGCCGCTGGCCGACGTCGTGCGCGGGGTGCGACGCCCGGGCCGGCGGGTGCTGGTCGCCAGCCACCTGCTCGCGCCCGGTCACTTCCACGACGCTCTCGGCCGGGCCGGGGCCGACGTCGTCACGGCCCCCCTGCTCGACGAGCGCCGGCCCGACGAGCGGCTGGTGTCCCTCGTGCTGGAGCGGTACGCCGCCGCCTGCGCCCACGACCTCGCGACCGCGGTGTGA
- a CDS encoding bifunctional nitrate reductase/sulfite reductase flavoprotein subunit alpha: MVDTVCGYCGVGCGLTLQVERRHDTVRVTGAVGTASHPANAGRLCTKGATTADLLAAPGRMEKASVRSDRGSERAEVGIEAALDEAATRFRAVIDEHGPDAVALYVSGQMSLEAQYLATKLAKGYLRTVNIESNSRLCMASAGTGYKQSLGADGPPGSYDDFDHADLFLVIGSNMADAHPILFLRMMERVKAGARLVVVDPRRTATAEKADLFCQIRPGTDLAFLNGLLHLLVEAGAVDREFVDRHTRGWDDVEAMLADYAPDTVAATTGIAADDLRTVAGWIAEAGDWMTCWTMGLNQSTHGTWNTNAICNLHLATGAICRPGSGPFSLTGQPNAMGGREMGYMGPGLPGQRSVVSADDRAFCEDVWDLAPGTIRDEMGRGTIDLFEQMAAGDVRAAWIICTNPAHSVANRSTVLEGLAAADLVVVQDAYAENETLTHADVALPAALWTEAEGVMVNSERNLSLCQPAGPPPGDARPDWRLIADIATRLGFGEAFAFDSAEEVFEEIRAFANPATGYDLRGATYERLREGPLQWPCPPGGERRNPVRYVTDGDISFPMPDGRAVFHARPHLPPAELPDDDFPVVLNTGRLPHQWHTMTKTGKVPRLNRLNPDPFVEVHPDDAAALGIGEGSLVRIVSRRGEAVLPAVVTDRVLPGTCFAPMHWGEMTGEGLAVNAVTNDAVDPDSLQPEFKACAVRLERAPIRLPVAPPVGAEPSELETAWLAGYLAAMTHRAPTLPPSAPVAPEVRAWFAEVLVAIAPEAQEASADVTILTASQTGRVEDHAPELVRLLSGRGVTAVHRSLAGIRPEDLTGTVLFVTSTTGDGDPPTEAAAFWRLLADAPRLAGLRYSVLAFGDSTYADFCGFGRRLDERLADLGAERLAARVDCEPAFDAPASDWLDSVGRALGAVDTITVAEPDTPAYGRNRPLATRMTRNELLTTPDSSKEVRRFGFHLPEGTLEYEPGDALAVAPRVDPAYVDAWLTLTGLDGDALLESDGEPVRLSDALAERYDPVTITPAVVRLVIDRHRGAVSGLPDPDDRLAVQEWAWGRQIVDLLHDHPTLARLDQWLTVLGPLTPRQYSISSSPLEDPREVQVTVSVVRHRVHGLWRHGICSSHLADRAGEQDVSIHVQRQRHFRPPGDPGAAAIMIGPGTGIAPFRGFLQHRALAGEPGPNWLFFGDRNASSDFLYRDELESLRRDGVLTRLDTAFSRDQDRRVYVQDRMREQGTELWRWLDEGAHLYVCGDRVHMAKDVEATLLHLAERHGGLSRDGARDWLAGLAEEGRYAKDVY, translated from the coding sequence ATGGTCGACACCGTCTGCGGCTACTGCGGCGTCGGGTGCGGTCTGACGCTCCAGGTCGAGCGACGGCACGACACCGTGCGGGTCACCGGTGCCGTGGGCACGGCGAGCCACCCCGCCAACGCCGGACGGCTCTGCACGAAGGGCGCCACCACCGCCGACCTGCTCGCCGCCCCGGGACGCATGGAGAAGGCCTCGGTGCGCTCCGACCGTGGGTCCGAGCGCGCGGAGGTCGGGATCGAGGCCGCACTCGACGAGGCCGCCACCCGGTTCCGTGCCGTGATCGACGAGCACGGACCCGACGCCGTGGCGCTCTACGTCTCGGGCCAGATGTCGCTGGAGGCTCAGTACCTCGCCACCAAGCTCGCCAAGGGCTACCTGCGCACCGTCAACATCGAGTCGAACTCTCGGCTGTGCATGGCCAGCGCTGGCACCGGCTACAAGCAGTCGCTGGGCGCCGACGGCCCGCCCGGCTCCTACGACGACTTCGACCACGCCGACCTGTTCCTGGTGATCGGCTCGAACATGGCCGACGCCCACCCGATCCTGTTCCTGCGGATGATGGAGCGGGTCAAGGCCGGTGCGCGCCTCGTCGTCGTCGATCCCCGGCGCACGGCGACCGCCGAGAAGGCCGACCTCTTCTGCCAGATCCGGCCCGGTACCGACCTGGCCTTCCTCAACGGGCTGCTGCACCTGCTGGTGGAGGCCGGTGCCGTCGACCGCGAGTTCGTCGACCGGCACACCCGCGGCTGGGACGACGTCGAGGCGATGCTGGCCGACTACGCGCCCGACACCGTCGCCGCCACGACCGGCATCGCCGCCGACGACCTGCGCACGGTCGCCGGCTGGATCGCCGAGGCGGGCGACTGGATGACCTGCTGGACCATGGGTCTCAACCAGTCCACGCACGGCACCTGGAACACCAACGCCATCTGCAACCTGCACCTGGCCACCGGCGCGATCTGCCGTCCGGGCTCAGGCCCCTTCTCGCTGACGGGCCAGCCGAACGCGATGGGCGGCCGCGAGATGGGCTACATGGGTCCCGGCCTGCCGGGGCAGCGCTCGGTGGTCTCGGCCGACGACCGTGCGTTCTGCGAGGACGTGTGGGACCTGGCACCGGGCACGATCCGCGACGAAATGGGACGCGGCACGATCGACCTCTTCGAGCAGATGGCGGCCGGCGACGTGCGGGCCGCGTGGATCATCTGCACCAACCCCGCGCACTCCGTGGCGAACCGGTCCACCGTCCTGGAGGGGCTCGCCGCCGCCGACCTCGTGGTGGTGCAGGACGCCTACGCCGAGAACGAGACGCTCACCCATGCCGACGTCGCGCTGCCGGCCGCGCTCTGGACCGAGGCCGAGGGCGTCATGGTGAACTCCGAGCGCAACCTCAGCCTGTGCCAGCCGGCCGGTCCACCGCCAGGCGACGCCCGCCCCGACTGGAGGCTCATCGCCGACATCGCGACGCGGCTCGGCTTCGGCGAGGCCTTCGCCTTCGACAGCGCCGAGGAGGTGTTCGAGGAGATCCGCGCGTTCGCCAACCCGGCCACCGGCTACGACCTGCGCGGAGCGACCTACGAGCGGCTGCGGGAGGGCCCGCTCCAGTGGCCGTGCCCGCCGGGCGGCGAGCGTCGTAATCCCGTTCGCTACGTCACGGACGGCGACATCTCGTTCCCGATGCCCGACGGGCGCGCCGTGTTCCACGCCCGGCCGCACCTGCCGCCGGCCGAGCTGCCCGACGACGACTTCCCCGTGGTGCTCAACACCGGTCGGCTGCCGCACCAGTGGCACACGATGACCAAGACCGGCAAGGTCCCGCGGCTCAACCGGCTCAACCCCGACCCCTTCGTCGAGGTCCATCCCGACGACGCGGCGGCCCTCGGCATCGGCGAGGGCTCGTTGGTGCGGATCGTCTCGCGGCGTGGTGAGGCGGTGCTGCCGGCCGTCGTCACCGATCGCGTGCTGCCCGGCACGTGCTTCGCGCCGATGCACTGGGGCGAGATGACGGGGGAGGGTCTGGCGGTCAACGCGGTCACGAACGACGCGGTCGACCCCGACTCGCTGCAACCGGAGTTCAAGGCCTGCGCGGTACGCCTGGAGCGCGCGCCGATCCGGCTGCCCGTCGCGCCCCCGGTCGGCGCGGAGCCGTCCGAGCTGGAGACGGCCTGGCTCGCCGGCTACCTCGCCGCCATGACGCACCGCGCGCCCACGCTGCCTCCGTCGGCGCCGGTCGCGCCGGAGGTGCGCGCGTGGTTCGCCGAGGTGCTCGTCGCCATCGCGCCGGAGGCGCAGGAAGCGTCCGCCGACGTCACGATCCTCACGGCGTCGCAGACGGGCCGGGTCGAGGACCACGCCCCCGAGCTGGTCCGACTCCTGTCCGGTCGGGGCGTCACCGCGGTCCACCGCTCGCTCGCCGGCATCCGCCCCGAGGACCTCACCGGCACGGTCCTGTTCGTCACGAGCACGACCGGCGACGGCGATCCGCCCACGGAGGCGGCGGCGTTCTGGCGCCTCCTCGCGGACGCGCCACGTCTCGCCGGGCTGCGCTACAGCGTGCTGGCCTTCGGCGACTCCACGTACGCCGACTTCTGCGGGTTCGGGCGCCGCCTCGACGAGCGCCTGGCCGACCTCGGTGCCGAGCGCCTCGCCGCACGCGTCGACTGCGAGCCGGCCTTCGACGCGCCGGCCTCGGACTGGCTCGACTCCGTCGGGCGGGCGCTGGGCGCCGTCGACACGATCACGGTCGCCGAGCCCGACACCCCGGCCTACGGGCGCAACCGGCCCTTGGCCACGCGGATGACGCGCAACGAGCTGCTGACCACTCCCGACTCGTCCAAGGAGGTGCGCCGGTTCGGCTTCCACCTCCCCGAGGGCACGCTCGAGTACGAGCCGGGCGACGCTCTCGCGGTGGCGCCACGCGTGGACCCGGCCTACGTGGACGCCTGGCTGACGCTCACCGGCCTGGACGGCGACGCCCTGCTGGAGTCCGACGGCGAGCCGGTGCGCCTCTCCGACGCGCTCGCCGAGCGGTACGACCCGGTCACGATCACGCCGGCCGTCGTGCGCCTGGTCATCGACCGCCATCGCGGCGCCGTGAGTGGCCTGCCCGATCCCGACGACCGGCTCGCGGTGCAGGAGTGGGCGTGGGGCCGGCAGATCGTGGACCTGCTGCACGACCACCCCACGCTGGCGCGCCTCGATCAGTGGCTCACCGTGCTCGGCCCGCTCACCCCACGGCAGTACTCGATCTCGTCCAGCCCGCTCGAGGACCCGCGCGAGGTGCAGGTGACCGTCTCGGTGGTCCGGCACCGCGTCCACGGCCTGTGGCGGCACGGCATCTGCTCGAGCCACCTCGCCGACCGGGCGGGGGAGCAGGACGTGAGCATCCACGTGCAGCGCCAGCGCCACTTCCGGCCACCGGGTGACCCGGGCGCCGCCGCGATCATGATCGGCCCGGGCACGGGCATCGCGCCGTTCCGCGGGTTCCTCCAGCATCGGGCGCTCGCCGGCGAGCCCGGTCCGAACTGGCTGTTCTTCGGCGACCGGAACGCGAGCTCGGACTTCCTCTACCGCGACGAGCTCGAGTCGCTGCGGCGCGACGGCGTGCTGACGCGGCTCGACACGGCGTTCTCGCGCGACCAGGACCGGCGGGTCTACGTCCAGGACCGGATGCGCGAGCAGGGCACTGAGCTGTGGCGCTGGCTCGACGAGGGCGCCCACCTCTACGTGTGCGGCGATCGCGTGCACATGGCCAAGGACGTCGAGGCCACGCTGCTGCACCTGGCCGAGCGCCACGGGGGCCTGTCCCGGGACGGTGCGCGCGACTGGCTCGCCGGGCTGGCCGAGGAGGGCCGCTACGCCAAGGACGTCTACTGA
- a CDS encoding DegV family protein: MTVAVVTDSTASLDPDDAAREGITVVPTTVIIGARVYTEGVDVTSQMIADALTESVPVSTSRPSPETFQAVYRALASTGVDEIVSVHISSKVSGTVDAARLAADRVDVPVRVVDTMQAGLATGFAAGAAARARDAGGTAEQVEAAAVASARSARVLLYVDTLEYLRRGGRIGRAAALIGSALAVKPILTLEDGEVTPLEKVRTSSKALARLVTLAVETVGTYPGDYDIGVLHLASEQVAVGVAHSLAQRLDRAEIGVDEVGADIGAHVGPGMIAVTVSAR; the protein is encoded by the coding sequence ATGACCGTGGCCGTCGTGACCGACTCCACCGCGTCGTTGGATCCCGACGACGCGGCACGCGAGGGGATCACGGTCGTGCCCACCACGGTCATCATCGGCGCGCGGGTCTACACCGAGGGCGTCGACGTGACGTCCCAGATGATCGCCGACGCGCTCACCGAGTCCGTTCCGGTGAGCACCTCGCGGCCGTCGCCCGAGACGTTCCAGGCCGTCTACCGTGCCCTCGCGTCCACCGGCGTCGACGAGATCGTGTCGGTCCACATCAGCTCGAAGGTCTCCGGCACCGTCGACGCGGCCCGGCTCGCGGCCGACCGTGTCGACGTCCCCGTCCGTGTCGTCGACACGATGCAGGCGGGACTGGCCACCGGTTTCGCCGCGGGCGCCGCGGCCCGCGCGCGCGACGCCGGCGGCACCGCCGAGCAGGTGGAGGCCGCCGCGGTCGCCTCGGCCCGCTCGGCACGCGTCCTGCTCTACGTCGACACTCTCGAGTACCTGCGCCGCGGAGGCCGCATCGGCCGGGCCGCGGCGCTCATCGGGTCCGCGCTGGCGGTCAAGCCCATCCTCACCCTGGAGGACGGCGAGGTGACGCCCCTCGAGAAGGTCCGCACGTCGTCCAAGGCACTGGCCCGACTCGTCACGCTCGCCGTCGAGACGGTGGGCACCTACCCCGGGGACTACGACATCGGCGTGCTGCACCTGGCCAGCGAGCAGGTGGCGGTGGGGGTGGCCCACTCCCTCGCGCAGCGACTGGACCGCGCCGAGATCGGCGTGGACGAGGTGGGTGCCGACATCGGGGCCCACGTCGGACCCGGGATGATCGCGGTCACCGTCAGCGCTCGCTGA
- a CDS encoding helix-hairpin-helix domain-containing protein, whose translation MAPVPPETRAQVARQRLAELAATFDATLPDPDRPPPGRRRRPDLSRRLLRPGHVRFAAVVGGAAAVLVVWWLLAGRPHEVTVPASSGVEVAGAEPSAGATAGTLVVDVAGRVRRPGIVTLPPGSRVHEAIEAAGGTKGKVDTASLNLARVLTDGEQVVVGAPAAAPAGGASGPAGPADAVVNLNSADLVALDSLPGVGPVTAESIVAWREENGPFRSVDDLLDVKGIGEATLADLRDRVSV comes from the coding sequence ATGGCCCCCGTCCCGCCCGAGACCCGCGCCCAGGTCGCGCGGCAGCGCCTCGCCGAGCTGGCCGCGACCTTCGACGCCACGCTTCCCGATCCTGACCGGCCACCGCCCGGGCGACGTCGCAGGCCCGATCTCTCCCGACGCCTGCTGCGGCCCGGTCACGTGCGGTTCGCGGCCGTCGTGGGCGGCGCCGCGGCGGTCCTCGTCGTGTGGTGGCTGCTGGCGGGGCGGCCCCACGAGGTCACGGTTCCGGCGTCCTCGGGGGTGGAAGTCGCCGGCGCCGAGCCGTCCGCGGGCGCCACGGCGGGCACGCTCGTCGTCGACGTCGCGGGCCGCGTGCGGCGCCCCGGCATCGTCACGCTGCCGCCGGGGTCGCGCGTGCACGAGGCGATCGAGGCCGCGGGCGGGACCAAGGGCAAGGTCGACACGGCCTCCCTCAACCTTGCTCGCGTGCTCACCGACGGGGAGCAGGTGGTGGTCGGTGCCCCGGCTGCCGCGCCGGCCGGGGGAGCCTCGGGCCCGGCGGGGCCGGCGGACGCTGTCGTGAACCTCAACTCCGCGGACCTGGTGGCCCTGGACTCGCTGCCCGGCGTCGGACCGGTGACGGCCGAGTCGATCGTCGCGTGGCGCGAGGAGAACGGTCCGTTCCGCTCCGTCGACGACCTCTTGGACGTCAAGGGGATCGGCGAGGCGACCCTGGCTGACCTGCGTGACCGGGTCTCGGTCTGA
- a CDS encoding ComEC/Rec2 family competence protein, producing MTGSRSDLRVVPAALAAWATAAALTRAPVPVSLVVAVVAVAVLAWGWRRPSLAFPAAVLVVVAATCGWRVAAVESSPVTQLAERGATVRAEVHVREDGRVFAGAGRAGTVVPVTVRVVESRGRTWRVRVRATAFVEGSERFVTGTRLTVRAGLQPSDDSDEAAVLRVHDWLPVGAGPWWWRWSEVVRDGVRDGVDHRDDQAAALVPALVAGDESGLSDRTREEFATTGLTHLLAVSGANLTIVLGIVLLGLRAVGASRRVVLVAGVLTVVAFVVVARPEPSVQRAAVMGSVALAGLLVGSRGAGLRALAWSVVALVVLDPWLATRPGFVLSVSATAGIIAPTPVLTRRLHWLPLPVATAVAVPIAAHLACLPVATSLSGEISMVAVFANIVVAPAVAPATVAGLAAGLVDLVAPALAPVPGTVAWAAASVIVRVARLGASAPGAAITWPWPWWTLIPVTPMVGWGVWWLLRRPALAVGMTLGLLVAIVRTPTPGWPPRDVVVVACDVGQGDGFVVPTAPGEAIVIDVGQEPGPIHRCLTELEIDRIALLLFTHGDADHVDGWRGAVRGREVAVLADGPSGGPSVPAARRIRLLAGQHVKVGDVGLEVLWPRADTGRVTPEARNDASVVVRATVRGHRILFTGDLGEEAQRGLGRLNADLSADVLKVAHHGSADRWEGLLERVGPSVALVGVGADNPHGHPTSAVLDDLARQRVAVWRTDTSGTIAVLDRDGRLVVSAR from the coding sequence GTGACCGGGTCTCGGTCTGACCTGCGCGTCGTCCCGGCTGCTCTCGCGGCCTGGGCGACCGCAGCAGCTCTGACCCGGGCCCCGGTCCCTGTGTCGCTCGTCGTGGCCGTGGTCGCCGTGGCGGTGCTCGCCTGGGGGTGGCGCCGGCCCTCGCTGGCCTTCCCTGCGGCGGTCCTCGTGGTGGTCGCGGCCACGTGCGGATGGCGCGTGGCGGCCGTCGAGTCCTCGCCGGTGACCCAGCTGGCCGAGCGCGGGGCGACGGTGCGGGCGGAGGTGCACGTCCGCGAGGACGGGCGCGTGTTCGCAGGTGCCGGCCGCGCGGGGACGGTGGTGCCGGTGACCGTGCGCGTCGTGGAGTCGCGCGGCCGGACCTGGCGCGTCCGCGTCCGGGCGACGGCCTTCGTGGAGGGCTCCGAGCGCTTCGTCACCGGGACGCGGCTGACGGTCCGTGCCGGGCTCCAGCCGTCGGACGACAGCGACGAGGCGGCCGTACTGAGGGTGCACGACTGGCTCCCGGTGGGCGCCGGTCCGTGGTGGTGGCGGTGGAGCGAGGTCGTGCGCGACGGCGTCCGTGACGGTGTCGACCACCGGGACGACCAGGCGGCGGCGCTGGTGCCCGCGCTCGTCGCGGGGGACGAGTCGGGCCTCTCCGACCGCACGCGTGAGGAGTTCGCGACCACGGGCCTGACCCACCTGCTCGCGGTGTCCGGCGCGAACCTGACGATCGTGCTCGGCATCGTGCTCCTGGGCCTGCGCGCTGTCGGGGCGTCGCGTCGCGTCGTCCTCGTGGCCGGCGTGCTGACCGTCGTGGCGTTCGTGGTCGTCGCGCGACCCGAGCCCAGCGTCCAGCGCGCGGCGGTGATGGGCTCGGTCGCCCTCGCCGGGCTCCTCGTCGGCAGCCGCGGTGCCGGACTGCGAGCCCTGGCGTGGTCGGTCGTGGCGCTGGTGGTGCTGGACCCGTGGCTGGCCACCCGGCCCGGCTTCGTCCTCTCGGTCTCGGCCACGGCGGGCATCATCGCGCCCACGCCGGTGCTGACCCGCCGGCTGCACTGGCTCCCGCTGCCCGTCGCCACCGCCGTGGCGGTGCCGATCGCGGCCCACCTCGCGTGCCTCCCGGTCGCCACGTCGCTGAGCGGCGAGATCTCGATGGTGGCCGTCTTCGCGAACATCGTCGTCGCGCCCGCGGTCGCGCCGGCCACGGTTGCCGGCCTCGCGGCCGGCCTGGTCGATCTCGTGGCGCCCGCCCTCGCCCCGGTGCCCGGCACGGTCGCCTGGGCGGCGGCCTCGGTGATCGTCCGGGTGGCCCGTCTCGGTGCCTCCGCACCGGGCGCCGCGATCACGTGGCCCTGGCCGTGGTGGACGCTGATCCCCGTCACGCCGATGGTCGGGTGGGGCGTGTGGTGGCTGCTGCGCCGCCCTGCGCTCGCGGTCGGCATGACCCTGGGGCTGCTGGTCGCGATCGTGCGCACGCCGACACCCGGCTGGCCGCCGCGCGACGTGGTGGTCGTGGCGTGCGACGTCGGGCAGGGCGACGGGTTCGTCGTCCCCACGGCACCGGGTGAGGCGATCGTGATCGACGTCGGCCAGGAGCCCGGCCCCATCCACCGCTGCCTGACCGAGCTCGAGATCGACCGCATCGCCCTGCTGCTGTTCACCCACGGCGACGCCGACCACGTCGACGGCTGGCGTGGGGCGGTGCGCGGCCGTGAGGTCGCCGTGCTCGCCGACGGCCCGTCCGGCGGTCCCTCGGTGCCCGCCGCGCGTCGGATCCGGCTGCTCGCGGGCCAGCACGTGAAGGTGGGTGACGTCGGCCTCGAGGTGCTCTGGCCGCGGGCCGACACCGGCCGTGTGACGCCCGAGGCGCGCAACGACGCGAGCGTGGTGGTGCGGGCCACCGTGCGCGGACACCGGATCCTGTTCACCGGTGACTTGGGGGAGGAGGCCCAGCGTGGCCTCGGCCGGCTCAACGCCGACCTGTCCGCCGACGTCCTCAAGGTGGCGCACCATGGCAGCGCAGACCGCTGGGAGGGACTGCTCGAACGGGTCGGTCCGTCGGTCGCGCTGGTCGGCGTCGGGGCGGACAACCCGCACGGGCACCCGACCTCCGCGGTGCTCGACGACCTCGCGCGTCAGCGGGTCGCGGTGTGGCGCACCGACACCTCCGGCACGATCGCCGTCCTCGATCGCGACGGGCGCCTCGTCGTGTCGGCCCGGTGA
- the holA gene encoding DNA polymerase III subunit delta has product MANPFGKILLVTGNSEFLSDRAKRQAVAQVREAAPEAEIAETAASALAPGEFTALTSASLFSQATAVVLTDLQDLGEQVAGELLQYAASPSDDTAVVLVHGGGAKGKGLLDKLRKTAAVSEVAQQAPKYERDLIAWVRQEARTQGRAIDDEGAALLVAAVGSDLRSLAAAVDQLVTTLAEGERLDATVVGRYFGGRAEVRGYEIADAALDGRLDLALERARWAESAKVAPLLITAALASGLRQLARVATADPGLRDADLAREVGAPPFKIRSLRQSARGWSEASLRQALDAVAHADLQVKGGSAEPGHAVERMIIDIAVARARTS; this is encoded by the coding sequence GTGGCGAACCCGTTCGGCAAGATCCTGCTGGTCACCGGCAACTCCGAGTTCCTCTCCGACCGCGCCAAGCGCCAGGCCGTGGCCCAGGTCCGCGAAGCCGCTCCCGAGGCCGAGATCGCCGAGACGGCCGCCTCGGCCCTGGCTCCCGGCGAGTTCACGGCCCTCACCAGCGCCTCGCTGTTCAGCCAGGCCACCGCGGTGGTCCTCACGGATCTGCAGGATCTCGGCGAGCAGGTCGCCGGAGAGCTGCTCCAGTACGCCGCGTCGCCGTCCGACGACACCGCCGTCGTGCTCGTGCACGGCGGGGGAGCCAAGGGCAAGGGCCTGCTCGACAAGCTGCGCAAGACCGCAGCCGTCTCCGAGGTCGCCCAGCAGGCGCCGAAGTACGAGCGCGACCTCATCGCGTGGGTGCGTCAGGAGGCCCGCACGCAGGGGCGCGCCATCGACGACGAGGGCGCCGCCCTGCTCGTCGCGGCCGTCGGCTCCGACCTGCGGTCGCTCGCGGCCGCCGTCGACCAGCTCGTCACCACCCTGGCCGAGGGCGAGCGGCTCGACGCGACGGTGGTCGGCCGCTACTTCGGCGGCCGGGCCGAGGTCCGCGGCTACGAGATCGCCGATGCCGCCCTCGACGGCCGGCTCGACCTTGCGCTCGAGCGGGCGCGGTGGGCCGAGTCCGCCAAGGTCGCCCCGCTGCTGATCACCGCCGCGCTCGCCTCGGGGCTGCGCCAGCTGGCCCGGGTCGCCACCGCCGATCCCGGCCTGCGCGACGCCGACCTGGCGCGCGAGGTGGGCGCACCGCCGTTCAAGATCCGCTCGCTGCGCCAGAGCGCCCGCGGCTGGAGCGAGGCCTCGCTGCGCCAGGCGCTCGACGCCGTCGCCCACGCCGACCTGCAAGTCAAGGGCGGCTCCGCCGAGCCCGGCCACGCCGTCGAGCGGATGATCATCGACATCGCCGTGGCTCGCGCCCGCACGTCGTAG
- the rpsT gene encoding 30S ribosomal protein S20 produces the protein MANIKSQIKRNRQNEAARERNKSVRSALKTAVRRFQEAVEAGNTDEAKTLAADTAKKLDKAASKGVIHKNQAANRKSAIAKKAASL, from the coding sequence GTGGCGAACATCAAGTCGCAGATCAAGCGCAACCGGCAGAACGAGGCCGCGCGCGAGCGCAACAAGTCCGTGCGCTCCGCGCTGAAGACCGCCGTTCGCCGCTTCCAGGAGGCCGTCGAGGCCGGCAACACCGACGAGGCCAAGACCCTCGCCGCCGACACCGCGAAGAAGCTCGACAAGGCTGCTTCCAAGGGTGTCATCCACAAGAACCAGGCCGCGAACCGCAAGTCCGCGATCGCCAAGAAGGCCGCCTCGCTCTGA